One genomic segment of Hydra vulgaris chromosome 14, alternate assembly HydraT2T_AEP includes these proteins:
- the LOC136090505 gene encoding uncharacterized protein LOC136090505 yields MRALWQMNRFKEYNLIGAESVIESIKRHTWFLDPYLVVLALADENCEERGEIAQKLYSFEFRSLDKYSLARIKANMEVLNSLDFSGPKPPSLVELVTENSWLLFLMIGQSKSDCQWMKTPPEYWTCNDFYLKFKDAIFNLAVVNDCSERTVKLIKDNIDIARKEEKRQDSLLFMHNYKRKYVGKRKTSKKNKKTI; encoded by the coding sequence ATGAGAGCTCTTTGGCAAATGAATAGGTTTAAGGAGTACAATTTGATTGGGGCAGAATCAGTCATTGAATCAATCAAACGGCACACATGGTTTCTGGACCCTTACCTTGTTGTTCTTGCCTTAGCTGATGAAAACTGTGAAGAAAGAGGTGAAATTGCTCAAAAATTATACAGCTTTGAATTTCGTAGCTTAGATAAATATTCGTTAGCCCGAATAAAAGCTAACATGGAGGTCCTCAATTCTTTAGACTTCAGTGGACCGAAGCCACCAAGCTTAGTTGAATTGGTCACAGAAAATTCGTGGCTTTTGTTCCTTATGATAGGGCAGAGTAAAAGTGACTGTCAATGGATGAAAACCCCGCCAGAGTATTGGACTTGTAACGATttctacttaaaatttaaagatgctatttttaatcttgcagTTGTTAATGATTGCTCTGAAAGAACTGTTAAACTCATAAAGGACAACATTGATATTGCCAGAAAGGAAGAAAAAAGACAAGATTCACTTTTATTCATGCACAATTACAAAAGGAAGTATGtaggaaaaagaaaaacctccaagaaaaacaaaaaaacaatataa